In Chloracidobacterium sp., the following proteins share a genomic window:
- a CDS encoding BrnT family toxin produces MFSWDIRKAILNFEKHGVSFEEAATAFDDPLGLDVEDVEHSYAETRRLRLASSESGRLLLVVYTNRIFENGKETTRIISARRASRRERKGYFG; encoded by the coding sequence ATGTTCAGTTGGGATATCCGTAAAGCCATTCTGAACTTTGAAAAGCACGGTGTTTCGTTTGAGGAGGCTGCAACGGCTTTCGATGATCCTCTCGGTTTAGATGTCGAAGATGTTGAGCATTCGTATGCCGAAACTCGTCGCCTGCGTCTCGCATCCTCGGAATCAGGACGGCTTCTGTTGGTCGTTTACACAAACAGAATCTTCGAAAATGGCAAAGAAACTACACGAATCATCAGTGCGCGGCGTGCGTCGCGACGTGAGCGAAAAGGATATTTCGGATAA